Proteins encoded in a region of the Balaenoptera ricei isolate mBalRic1 chromosome 19, mBalRic1.hap2, whole genome shotgun sequence genome:
- the CNOT3 gene encoding CCR4-NOT transcription complex subunit 3 isoform X2, whose protein sequence is MADKRKLQGEIDRCLKKVSEGVEQFEDIWQKLHNAANANQKEKYEADLKKEIKKLQRLRDQIKTWVASNEIKDKRQLIDNRKLIETQMERFKVVERETKTKAYSKEGLGLAQKVDPAQKEKEEVGQWLTNTIDTLNMQVDQFESEVESLSVQTRKKKGDKDKQDRIEGLKRHIEKHRYHVRMLETILRMLDNDSILVDAIRKIKDDVEYYVDSSQDPDFEENEFLYDDLDLEDIPQALVATSPPSHSHMEDEIFNQSSSTPTSTTSSSPIPPSPANCTTENSEDDKKRGRSTDSEISQSPAKNGSKPVHSSQHPQSPAVPPSYPSGPPPAASALSTAPGNNGAPAPAAPPNALGAKASPAPSHNSGTPAPYAQAVAPPAPSGPSPAQPRPPSVQPGGGGGGSKQNGATSYSSVVADSPAEVALSGGGGGSANSQALGPPSGPHNPPPSSSKEPNATPPTGAGGVAPGSGNNSGGPSLLVPLPVNPPSSPTPSFSEAKAAGALLNGPPQFSAAPEIKAPEPLSSLKSMAERAAISSGIEDPVPTLHLTERDIILSSTSAPPASAQPALQLSEVNIPLSLGVCPLGPVPLTKEQLYQQAMEEAAWHHMPHPSDSERIRQYLPRNPCPTPPYHHQMPPPHSDTVEFYQRLSTETLFFIFYYLEGTKAQYLAAKALKKQSWRFHTKYMMWFQRHEEPKTITDEFEQGTYIYFDYEKWGQRKKEGFTFEYRYLEDRDLQ, encoded by the exons ATGGCGGACAAGCGCAAACTCCAAG GTGAGATTGATCGCTGCCTCAAGAAGGTGTCCGAGGGCGTGGAGCAGTTTGAAGATATTTGGCAGAAG CTCCACAATGCAGCCAACGCGAACCAGAAAGAAAAGTATGAGGCTGATCTAAAGAAGGAGATTAAGAAGCTTCAA CGGCTGAGGGACCAGATCAAGACTTGGGTAGCATCCAATGAGATTAAGGACAAGAGGCAGCTTATAGACAACCGCAAGCTCATTGAGACG CAAATGGAACGGTTCAAAGTTGTGGAGCGAGAGACCAAGACCAAAGCCTATAGCAAGGAGGGCCTGGGCCTGGCACAGAAGGTGGACCCTgcccagaaggaaaaggaggaggtcGGCCAGTGGCTCACG aatACCATCGACACCCTAAACATGCAGGTGGACCAGTTTGAGAGTGAAGTGGAGTCACTGTCGGTGCAAACACGCAAGAAGAAGGGCGACAAGGAT AAGCAGGACCGGATCGAGGGCCTGAAGCGGCACATCGAGAAGCACCGCTACCACGTGCGCATGCTGGAGACCATCCTGCGCATGCTGGACAACGACTCCATCCTCGTGGACGCCATCCGCAAGATCAAGGACGACGTCGAGTACTACGTGGACTCGTCCCAGGACCCCGACTTCGAGGAGAACGAGTTCCTCTACGACGACCTGGACCTCGAGGACATTC CACAGGCGCTGGTCgccacctccccacccagccaCAGTCACATGGAGGATGAGATCTTCAACCAGTCAAGCAGCAcgcccacctccaccacctccagctCGCCCATCCCGCCCAGCCCGGCCAACTGCACCACG GAAAACTCTGAAGATGACAAGAAGAGGGGACGCTCGACAGATAGTGAAATCAGCCAG TCTCCAGCCAAAAACGGCTCCAAGCCTGTCCACAGCAGCCAGCACCCTCAGTCCCCAGCTGTGCCGCCAAGCTACCCCTCCGGCCCCCCGCCCGCCGCCTCTGCCCTGAGCACCGCCCCTGGCAACAACGGGGCCCCCGCCCCGGCAGCACCCCCAAACGCCCTGGGCGCCAaggccagcccagctcccagccacAACTCGGGCACGCCCGCCCCCTACGCCCAGGCTGTGGCCCCGCCAGCTCCCAGTGGGCCCAGCCCCGCGCAGCCCCGGCCCCCCAGCGTGCAGcccggtggcggcggcggcggcagcaagCAGAACGGCGCCACCA GTTACAGCTCAGTAGTGGCAGACAGCCCGGCAGAGGTGGCTCTcagcggcggcgggggcggcagTGCCAacagccaggccctgggcccccCGTCTGGCCCCCACAACCCACCTCCCAGCAGCTC GAAGGAACCCAATGCGACACCCCCAACGGGGGCTGGGGGCGTGGCCCCAGGCTCAGGGAACAACTCGGGGGGACCCAGTCTCCTGGTGCCACTACCTGTGAACCCTCCCAGCTCCCCGACACCCAGCTTCAGCGAGGCCAAGGCGGCCGGCGCCCTGCTCAATGGACCTCCACAGTTCAGCGCTGCCCCGGAGATCAAG GCCCCTGAGCCCCTGAGCTCTTTGAAGTCCATGGCGGAGCGGGCAGCCATCAGCTCCGGCATCGAGGACCCCGTCCCCACGCTGCACCTGACTGAGCGAG ACATCATCCTGAGCAGCACGTCAGCTCCCCCGGCCTCGGCCCAGCCGGCCCTGCAGCTGTCGGAGGTGAACATACCGCTGTCGCTGGGTGTGTGTCCCCTGGGGCCTGTGCCCCTCACCAAGGAGCAGCTCTACCAGCAGGCCATGGAAGAGGCCGCCTGGCACCACATGCCCCACCCCTCAGACTCTGAGCGTATCCG GCAGTACCTCCCCCGGAACCCCTGCCCGACGCCCCCCTACCACCACCAGATGCCGCCCCCGCACTCGGACACCGTGGAGTTCTACCAGCGGCTGTCGACCGAGACGCTCTTCTTCATCTTCTACTATCTGGAG gGCACTAAGGCACAGTACCTGGCAGCCAAGGCCCTAAAGAAGCAGTCATGGCGATTCCACACCAAGTACATGATGTGGTTCCAGAGGCACGAGGAGCCCAAGACCATCACTGACGAGTTCGAGCAG GGCACCTACATCTACTTTGACTACGAGAAGTGGGGCCAGCGGAAGAAGGAAGGCTTCACCTTTGAGTACCGCTACCTGGAGGACCGGGACCTCCAGTGA
- the LENG1 gene encoding leukocyte receptor cluster member 1 codes for MNILPKKSWHVRNKDNVARVRRDEAQAREEEKERERRVLLAQQEARTEFLRKKARHQNSLPAAEAAAAGAPSSCGPVDLFQELLEEGKGVSRGNKEYEEEKRREKERQEKALGILTYLGQSAAEAQTQLPWYQLPPRRGGPPSGPGPDEKIKNRLDPLWEMQKHLGKKRKHSGDNGSHSRKEKEGPEKRPKEPPSLDQLRAERLRREAAERARAEALLARVGGTAAQEDQPEEADDRRRRYNSQFNPQLARRPRQQERPLAH; via the exons ATGAATATCTTACCTAAGAAGAGCTGGCACGTCCGGAACAAGGACAATGTCGCCCGTGTGCGGCGTGACGAGGCCCAAGCccgggaggaggagaaagagcgTGAGCGGAGGGTGCTGCTCGCTCAGCAAGAG GCCCGCACAGAATTCCTACGGAAGAAAGCCAGGCATCAGAACTCACTACCTGCggctgaagcagcagcagcaggagcccCAAGCAGCTGTGGCCCTGTGGATCTGTTTCAAGAGCTGCTGGAAGAAGGGAAGGGGGTGAGCAGAGGCAATAAAGAGTACGAGGAAGAGAAGCGACGAGAGAAA GAGAGGCAAGAGAAGGCTCTGGGCATCCTGACGTACCTGGGCCAGAGTGCAGCGGAAGCCCAGACTCAGCTCCCTTGGTACCAGCTCCCCCCAAGGCGGGGCGGCCCCCCGTctggtccaggaccagatgagaAGATCAAGAACCGCCTGGACCCTCTGTGGGAGATGCAGAAACATTtggggaagaagagaaagcaCAGTGGTGACAATGGCAGTCAcagcagaaaggaaaaggaggggcCTGAGAAACGACCCAAAGA ACCCCCATCCCTGGACCAGCTTCGAGCTGAACGTCTCCGGCGGGAAGCGGCCGAGAGGGCTCGGGCAGAGGCCCTGCTGGCCCGGGTTGGAGGCACGGCAGCCCAGGAGGATCAGCCAGAAGAGGCGGACGATCGGCGGAGGCGGTACAACTCCCAGTTCAACCCCCAGCTGGCCCGGCGCCCCCGCCAGCAGGAACGCCCCCTGGCTCACTGA
- the CNOT3 gene encoding CCR4-NOT transcription complex subunit 3 isoform X1 — MADKRKLQGEIDRCLKKVSEGVEQFEDIWQKLHNAANANQKEKYEADLKKEIKKLQRLRDQIKTWVASNEIKDKRQLIDNRKLIETQMERFKVVERETKTKAYSKEGLGLAQKVDPAQKEKEEVGQWLTNTIDTLNMQVDQFESEVESLSVQTRKKKGDKDQKQDRIEGLKRHIEKHRYHVRMLETILRMLDNDSILVDAIRKIKDDVEYYVDSSQDPDFEENEFLYDDLDLEDIPQALVATSPPSHSHMEDEIFNQSSSTPTSTTSSSPIPPSPANCTTENSEDDKKRGRSTDSEISQSPAKNGSKPVHSSQHPQSPAVPPSYPSGPPPAASALSTAPGNNGAPAPAAPPNALGAKASPAPSHNSGTPAPYAQAVAPPAPSGPSPAQPRPPSVQPGGGGGGSKQNGATSYSSVVADSPAEVALSGGGGGSANSQALGPPSGPHNPPPSSSKEPNATPPTGAGGVAPGSGNNSGGPSLLVPLPVNPPSSPTPSFSEAKAAGALLNGPPQFSAAPEIKAPEPLSSLKSMAERAAISSGIEDPVPTLHLTERDIILSSTSAPPASAQPALQLSEVNIPLSLGVCPLGPVPLTKEQLYQQAMEEAAWHHMPHPSDSERIRQYLPRNPCPTPPYHHQMPPPHSDTVEFYQRLSTETLFFIFYYLEGTKAQYLAAKALKKQSWRFHTKYMMWFQRHEEPKTITDEFEQGTYIYFDYEKWGQRKKEGFTFEYRYLEDRDLQ, encoded by the exons ATGGCGGACAAGCGCAAACTCCAAG GTGAGATTGATCGCTGCCTCAAGAAGGTGTCCGAGGGCGTGGAGCAGTTTGAAGATATTTGGCAGAAG CTCCACAATGCAGCCAACGCGAACCAGAAAGAAAAGTATGAGGCTGATCTAAAGAAGGAGATTAAGAAGCTTCAA CGGCTGAGGGACCAGATCAAGACTTGGGTAGCATCCAATGAGATTAAGGACAAGAGGCAGCTTATAGACAACCGCAAGCTCATTGAGACG CAAATGGAACGGTTCAAAGTTGTGGAGCGAGAGACCAAGACCAAAGCCTATAGCAAGGAGGGCCTGGGCCTGGCACAGAAGGTGGACCCTgcccagaaggaaaaggaggaggtcGGCCAGTGGCTCACG aatACCATCGACACCCTAAACATGCAGGTGGACCAGTTTGAGAGTGAAGTGGAGTCACTGTCGGTGCAAACACGCAAGAAGAAGGGCGACAAGGAT CAGAAGCAGGACCGGATCGAGGGCCTGAAGCGGCACATCGAGAAGCACCGCTACCACGTGCGCATGCTGGAGACCATCCTGCGCATGCTGGACAACGACTCCATCCTCGTGGACGCCATCCGCAAGATCAAGGACGACGTCGAGTACTACGTGGACTCGTCCCAGGACCCCGACTTCGAGGAGAACGAGTTCCTCTACGACGACCTGGACCTCGAGGACATTC CACAGGCGCTGGTCgccacctccccacccagccaCAGTCACATGGAGGATGAGATCTTCAACCAGTCAAGCAGCAcgcccacctccaccacctccagctCGCCCATCCCGCCCAGCCCGGCCAACTGCACCACG GAAAACTCTGAAGATGACAAGAAGAGGGGACGCTCGACAGATAGTGAAATCAGCCAG TCTCCAGCCAAAAACGGCTCCAAGCCTGTCCACAGCAGCCAGCACCCTCAGTCCCCAGCTGTGCCGCCAAGCTACCCCTCCGGCCCCCCGCCCGCCGCCTCTGCCCTGAGCACCGCCCCTGGCAACAACGGGGCCCCCGCCCCGGCAGCACCCCCAAACGCCCTGGGCGCCAaggccagcccagctcccagccacAACTCGGGCACGCCCGCCCCCTACGCCCAGGCTGTGGCCCCGCCAGCTCCCAGTGGGCCCAGCCCCGCGCAGCCCCGGCCCCCCAGCGTGCAGcccggtggcggcggcggcggcagcaagCAGAACGGCGCCACCA GTTACAGCTCAGTAGTGGCAGACAGCCCGGCAGAGGTGGCTCTcagcggcggcgggggcggcagTGCCAacagccaggccctgggcccccCGTCTGGCCCCCACAACCCACCTCCCAGCAGCTC GAAGGAACCCAATGCGACACCCCCAACGGGGGCTGGGGGCGTGGCCCCAGGCTCAGGGAACAACTCGGGGGGACCCAGTCTCCTGGTGCCACTACCTGTGAACCCTCCCAGCTCCCCGACACCCAGCTTCAGCGAGGCCAAGGCGGCCGGCGCCCTGCTCAATGGACCTCCACAGTTCAGCGCTGCCCCGGAGATCAAG GCCCCTGAGCCCCTGAGCTCTTTGAAGTCCATGGCGGAGCGGGCAGCCATCAGCTCCGGCATCGAGGACCCCGTCCCCACGCTGCACCTGACTGAGCGAG ACATCATCCTGAGCAGCACGTCAGCTCCCCCGGCCTCGGCCCAGCCGGCCCTGCAGCTGTCGGAGGTGAACATACCGCTGTCGCTGGGTGTGTGTCCCCTGGGGCCTGTGCCCCTCACCAAGGAGCAGCTCTACCAGCAGGCCATGGAAGAGGCCGCCTGGCACCACATGCCCCACCCCTCAGACTCTGAGCGTATCCG GCAGTACCTCCCCCGGAACCCCTGCCCGACGCCCCCCTACCACCACCAGATGCCGCCCCCGCACTCGGACACCGTGGAGTTCTACCAGCGGCTGTCGACCGAGACGCTCTTCTTCATCTTCTACTATCTGGAG gGCACTAAGGCACAGTACCTGGCAGCCAAGGCCCTAAAGAAGCAGTCATGGCGATTCCACACCAAGTACATGATGTGGTTCCAGAGGCACGAGGAGCCCAAGACCATCACTGACGAGTTCGAGCAG GGCACCTACATCTACTTTGACTACGAGAAGTGGGGCCAGCGGAAGAAGGAAGGCTTCACCTTTGAGTACCGCTACCTGGAGGACCGGGACCTCCAGTGA